In a single window of the Necator americanus strain Aroian chromosome X, whole genome shotgun sequence genome:
- a CDS encoding hypothetical protein (NECATOR_CHRX.G26420.T1), whose amino-acid sequence MMDGKESVIGKYERATHVNVDENEQKSSPFDSVTEIELATDTEQLTNNMTQFFLGTNSIRSRYNVRITETDRLKPGRMLLVDTYEKKIEQDEDLKRRISQSRPHKKLTSKRVYLDLLRKDDVLSHGAVTNEFLIKCHLEALGIESTKKKDVHLDSDRRLPLYAYTHDTFSLLLVPMIKEKKEALGSMGNDAALACLSDFSPLLFSYCQQLFAQVTNPPIDPFREQIVMSLRCPVGPESNLLEPNNELDSRLVLEQPVLSLVDIEVIKRTMYKGWRSKTIDTTFPVRYGVKGLVPGLDRICCEACTAALDGYQILVLSDRAASKDNVPISSLLAVGAIHQCLIRHRLRMKVAIIVETGEAKVVHDFCVLLGFGADAICPYMVFETMYRLRHLGLLDKELNDDLVFQGYRQGVERGVFKVMAKMGISTLHSYKHAQIFEIVGLAKEVVDMCFKNTVSRLGGATFEILAAEALKRHRAAFPVIANADKHVFGDSRVLVASGTYHWRAGGEKHVNEPEAIAKLQAATRMNNPKIFHEYSRISNLQQRWCTLRGQLEIKTSNKLEIPMNQVEPASEIVKRFVTGAMSFGSISWETHTTLAIAMNRIGAKSNTGEGGENPKRYASNQDVNNNLRSAIKQVASARFGVTSSYLAHADELQIKMAQGAKPGEGGELPGHKVTKDIAETRKSTAGVGLISPPPHHDIYSIEDLAQLIYDLKCANPEARVSVKLVSEAGVGIIASGVVKGNADHVTISGHDGGTGASSWTGIKHAGLPWELGVAETHQVLTMNNLRSRVILQADGQIRTGRDVMIAALLGADEFGMSTAPLIVLGCTMMRKCHLNTCPVGIATQDPVLRAKFQGKPEHVVNFMFMVAEEVRYFLARLGLRTLNEAIGRTDLLYANPNPVNKKATMLEFGSILKNVHHMFPNISTKGGTVKQTIELGELEQEVLKHLEKVFADPGERLEISGKTITNLDRAFGTRISYEISKRYGEEGLSGTRSIKISLNGSAGQSFCAFLAKGVTVELEGDANDYVGKCLSGGTVIAYPPKKAVYKSQENSIIGNVALYGATSGNCWFRGVAGERFAVRNSGCIAVVEGVGDHACEYMTGGRVIVLGGIGRNFAAAMSGGIAFLFNQGDPFTQRINVATVDLDPPSDEDLVFIRERIQNFVELTGSELGQHILDNWQTEHAKIIKVFPRDYKRVLLEEEEENKRIAEQKAAEAKGDDGEPEGRPRERALSMDMQIAPTLIHKKKMLTKKKNREDPANIRLEVPKVAQRKRRSSKNPRPQDMAGFENEEDLQDAIEDNDEDETKSDNDEELLSDDETLQSNDFLRNINNRLLDIENIVVPPHLKKNDEPLDKLHGFMKYNRQKKIYRAPEERLQDWDEVYDFEAVRSNIREQAARCMDCGVPFCQGNTGCPLGNIIPKWNDYVFKKNWRQALEQLLQTNNFPEFTGRVCPAPCEGACCLAISSPAVTIKSIECAIIDYAFMQGWIRAHPPTENTGKRIAIIGSGPAGMAAAAQLIKVGHTVVVYERKNRVGGLLRYGIPTMKLDKFIVDRRVKLLEDEGVRFLTNTEIGKHVPADFLLKDNDAIIVCTGSTTPRDLPVSGRDAKGVCFAMEFLEKSQRRLAGDNVPWEGLDPSGKRVVILGGGDTATDCIATSNRLGAKSVRAFEILPKPAESRMPNNPWPEWPLIFRVDYGHEEAKYKDGKDPRTYSISTKEFIAAENSAGVKVLTGLQIVEVEWEKDEKGAWKLIEKPDTIQVVECDLCILAMGFVGPEKAVIEQLGLKMDPRSNILTSKDKYDSEVAKVFAAGDCRRGQSLVVWAIHEGRQAARQVDKYLMGKTTLAGPGGIVTAPMAHHGHR is encoded by the exons ATGATGGACGGGAAAGAATCAGTCATAGGAAAGTACGAGCGAGCGACTCATGTCAACGTTGAcgaaaatgagcagaaaagc AGCCCATTCGATAGTGTCACAGAGATTGAGTTAGCAACGGACACCGAGCAGCTCACCAACAACATGACACAATTCTTCCTGGGAACGAATTCTATTAGGAGTAGATACAATGTCAGAATTACTGAAACG gATCGTCTGAAGCCTGGACGAATGCTCTTGGTGGACacctatgaaaagaaaatcgaacaGGATGAAGACCTAAAGAGACGCATTTCCCAATCAAGACCACACAAGAAGCTTACGTCTAAAAGAGTTTATTTGGACCTTCTTCGCAAAGATGACGTT CTCTCACATGGTGCAGTGACGAACGAATTTTTGATAAAATGCCATCTGGAGGCGCTTGGAATTGagagcacaaagaaaaaagatgtgcaTCTGGACTCTGATCGACGTTTGCCGCTGTATGCCTATACTCATGACACGTTCAGTCTCTTACTTGTTCCGATGATTAAGGAGAA GAAAGAAGCTCTTGGATCCATGGGTAATGATGCAGCTCTGGCTTGCCTTTCCGACTTCAGTCCGCTGTTATTTTCCTACTGTCAGCAACTTTTCGCTCAG GTGACTAATCCACCGATCGATCCATTCCGAGAGCAGATCGTCATGAGCCTCAGATGTCCGGTTGGACCCGAATCAAATCTCCTGGAGCCGAATAATGAGTTAGACAGCCGTCTTGTTCTCGAACAGCCTGTACTTTCACTTGTGGACATAGAG GTGATCAAACGAACTATGTACAAGGGCTGGCGTAGCAAGACCATCGACACCACCTTCCCGGTGAGATACGGAGTGAAAG GCCTTGTACCAGGACTGGATCGAATCTGCTGCGAAGCTTGCACAGCCGCACTGGATGGATACCAAATCCTTGTGCTATCAGACAGAGCAGCCAGTAAAGATAATGTGCCAATATCGTCACTTTTAGCAGTTGGCGCAATCCACCAATGTCTTATTCGACACCGATTGAGAATGAAG GTCGCCATCATTGTGGAAACCGGAGAAGCCAAGGTTGTCCATGATTTCTGTGTCCTGCTAGGATTCGGAGCTGATGCAATATGTCCGTATATGGTGTTCGAGACGATGTATCGTCTTCGTCATCTTGGTCTACTCGACAAAGAGTTGAATGACGACCTG GTGTTCCAAGGCTATCGTCAAGGAGTCGAACGTGGTGTTTTCAAAGTAATGGCTAAAATGGGCATAAGCACCTTACATTCGTACAAG CACGCTCAAATCTTCGAAATTGTTGGATTAGCAAAGGAAGTGGTGGATATGTGCTTCAAGAACACCGTTTCGCGACTAGGTGGCGCCACATTTGAGATCCTTGCGGCTGAAGCGTTGAAGCGTCACAGGGCTGCGTTCCCAGTAATTGCGAATGCGGATAAGCACGTCTTTG GCGATTCTCGTGTGCTTGTCGCATCAGGTACATATCACTGGAGAGCCGGAGGTGAGAAGCACGTCAACGAGCCAGAGGCTATAGCCAAGCTGCAG GCAGCAACACGTATGAATAATCCGAAGATCTTCCACGAGTACTCGCGCATATCCAATCTTCAGCAGAGATGGTGTACGCTTAGAGGCCAACTTGAAATAAAGACAAGCAACAAACTTGAAATCCCTATGAATCAAGTAGAACCTGCAAGCGAAATTGTGAAACGATTTGTTACGG GAGCGATGTCGTTCGGATCAATTTCTTGGGAAACACACACAACGCTCGCGATTGCTATGAATCGCATTGGAGCGAAATCTAATACGGGAGAAGGTGGAGAGAATCCGAAACGATATGCAAGTAACCAGGATGTGAACAATAATCTGCGATCGGCTATCAAGCAG GTCGCTTCTGCTCGATTCGGTGTCACTTCTTCGTATTTGGCACATGCTGATGAATTACAGATTAAGATGGCTCAAG GTGCTAAACCGGGAGAAGGTGGAGAACTGCCCGGTCATAAAGTAACCAAGGATATCGCAGAGACAAGAAAGTCAACAGCGGGAGTAGGACTGATCTCACCACCACCGCACCATGATATCTACTCTATTGAAGATCTCGCACAACTAATCTATGATCTCAAATGTGCTAATCCCGAAGCGAGAGTGAGCGTGAAACTCGTCTCCGAGGCGGGCGTTGGCATCATTGCGTCGGGTGTAGTGAAAGGAAATGCGGACCACGTCACGATCTCAGGTCACGATGGCGGCACTGGTGCTTCTAG TTGgactggtatcaagcatgctGGGCTACCGTGGGAACTTGGTGTAGCTGAGACTCACCAAGTCCTTACGATGAATAACCTCAGGAGCAGGGTGATTCTCCAGGCTGATGGACAAATTCGAACAG GCCGTGATGTCATGATAGCTGCTTTACTCGGAGCTGATGAGTTCGGCATGTCCACTGCACCTCTGATAGTTCTTGGGTGTACCATGATGAGAAAGTGCCACCTTAATACCTGCCCTGTTGGGATAGCCACGCag GATCCTGTTCTGCGCGccaaatttcaaggaaaaccaGAACACGTTGTGAATTTTATGTTCATGGTAGCTGAAGAGGTTCGCTATTTCCTCGCTAGGTTAGGCCTCAGAACTCTCAATGAAGCAATTGGACGCACGGATCTTCTGTACGCAAATCCCAACCCTGTCAATAAAAAg GCAACTATGCTCGAATTCGGATCGATCTTAAAGAACGTCCATCATATGTTCCCTAATATATCCACCAAAGGTGGCACAGTCAAGCAG ACCATCGAACTTGGTGAACTGGAACAGGAAGTGCTCAAACATCTTGAAAAAGTGTTCGCTGATCCTGGAGAAAGACTGGAGATTTCCGGGAAGACCATTACCAACTTGGATCGTGCATTTGGAACGAGAATTAGCTACGAG aTCTCAAAGCGTTACGGTGAAGAAGGGCTCAGCGGCACAAGATCCATAAAAATCAGCCTGAATGGTTCCGCTGGTCAGTCATTCTGTGCGTTCTTAGCTAAAGGTGTCACAGTGGAATTGGAGGGAGACGCAAACGACTACGTCGGAAAG TGTCTTTCTGGAGGCACTGTGATTGCGTATCCTCCAAAGAAGGCTGTCTACAAGTCGCAGGAGAACTCTATTATTGGAAACGTTGCACTTTACGGTGCCACATCTG GTAACTGTTGGTTCCGTGGAGTAGCTGGTGAGCGCTTCGCTGTGAGAAATTCAGGATGCATCGCTGTGGTTGAAGGTGTTGGTGACCACGCATGTGAATACATGACCGGAGGAAGAGTAATTGTGTTGGGAGGAATTGGAAGAAACTTTGCCGCAGCAATGAGCGGCGGAATAGCTTTCCTCTTTAATCA GGGCGATCCGTTTACACAACGTATCAATGTGGCAACGGTGGATCTGGATCCACCCAGCGACGAAGACCTCGTCTTCATTCGTGAAAGAATCCAAAACTTCGTGGAACTGACTGGCTCCGAGCTTGGCCAACACATTCTCGACAACTGGCAGACAGAACATGCGAAAATCattaag GTGTTTCCACGTGATTACAAGCGAGTTTTgcttgaagaagaagaggagaacaAACGTATTGCTGAACAGAAAGCTGCTGAGGCGAAG GGTGATGATGGTGAACCGGAAGGCCGTCCTCGAGAACGCGCTCTCTCCATGGATATGCAAATCGCTCCGACCCTCAttcacaagaagaaaatgttgacgaagaagaagaac CGTGAAGATCCGGCCAACATACGTCTTGAAGTGCCAAAG GTAGCTCAACGCAAGCGGAGGTCCTCAAAAAATCCTCGGCCTCAGGACATGGCCGGATTTGAGAATGAGGAAGATCTACAGGATGCTATCGAAGATAATGACGAAGATGAAACAAAGTCTGACAATGATGAGGAGCTGTTGTCTGACGACGAG ACACTGCAAAGCAACGATTTTCTGCGAAATATCAACAATCGTCTACTTGATATTGAAAATATCGTTGTGCCTCCTCATCTGAAGAAGAACGATGAGCCACTCGACAAACTTCA TGGTTTCATGAAGTACAACCGCCAGAAGAAGATCTATCGTGCGCCCGAGGAGCGTCTCCAAGATTGGGACGAAGTGTACGATTTTGAAGCGGTTCGCAGTAATATTCGTGAACAAGCAGCAAG ATGCATGGATTGTGGCGTTCCGTTCTGTCAAGGGAATACCGGCTGTCCTCTTGGCAACATTATCCCGAAGTGGAATGACTACGTGTTTAAGAAGAACTGGCGCCAAGCGCTTGAACAACTTCTCCAAACCAATAACTTTCCAGAGTTCACTGGAAGAGTGTGCCCAGCGCCTTGCGAG GGAGCCTGTTGTTTGGCAATCAGCTCACCTGCTGTCACCATCAAATCAATCGAATGTGCGATTATCGACTATGCGTTTATGCAAGGATGGATCAGGGCGCATCCACCTACGGAGAACACTGGAAAACGCATAGCAATAATTGGCTCTGGGCCTGCTG gaatggCTGCAGCCGCTCAACTAATCAAAGTAGGCCACACAGTTGTTGTGTACGAACGGAAAAACCGTGTTGGTGGCCTCTTGAG ATATGGAATTCCTACAATGAAGCTTGATAAATTCATTGTGGATCGCCGAGTGAAACTTCTCGAAGACGAAGGTGTTCGGTTTCTGACGAACACTGAGATTGGAAAGCATGTACCAGCCGACTTTCTGTTGAAG GATAACGACGCCATTATTGTGTGCACTGGATCCACTACTCCTCGAGATCTTCCT GTAAGCGGCCGCGACGCCAAAGGTGTGTGTTTTGCTATGGAGTTCCTCGAAAAGAGTCAACGTCGTCTTGCCGGCGATAACGTTCCGTGGGAAGGTCTAGATCCTTCTGGGAAGCGGGTTGTTATTCTTGGAGGAGGCGACACAGCTACTGACTGCATTGCCACCAGTAACCGATTG GGAGCAAAATCTGTAAGAGCTTTTGAGATCCTTCCCAAACCCGCTGAATCCCGTATGCCTAACAATCCATGGCCAGAATGGCCGTTGATCTTCCGCGTCGATTACGGACATGAAGAGGCGAAGTACAAAGACGGAAAAGATCCTCGGACATATTCGATATCGACAAAG GAATTTATCGCTGCTGAGAACTCTGCTGGTGTTAAGGTGCTTACAGGTCTTCAGATCGTTGAGGTGGAGTGGGAGAAAGACGAGAAG GGAGCGTGGAAGCTGATCGAGAAACCAGACACTATTCAAGTAGTCGAGTGTGATCTCTGTATCCTTGCAATGGGATTCGTCGGTCCTGAGAAG GCTGTCATTGAACAGTTAGGCTTGAAAATGGATCCACGATCAAACATTCTTACTTCCAAGGATAAGTATGATTCGGAAGTTGCAAAG GTGTTTGCTGCTGGTGATTGTCGACGAGGTCAATCCTTGGTAGTATGGGCTATCCACGAAGGAAGACAAGCAGCTCGACAG GTCGACAAATACCTTATGGGTAAGACGACGTTAGCTGGCCCTGGTGGAATCGTAACGGCTCCGATGGCCCACCACGGTCACCGCTAG
- a CDS encoding hypothetical protein (NECATOR_CHRX.G26421.T1), whose product MVSKSLVTLVVLSILSLLTSAVPLQTESAMETSQQFKRFRGEPIRFGKRVPREPIRFGKRAPLFEPYFDY is encoded by the exons ATGGTCAGCAAGTCGTTGGTAACGCTTGTCGTTCTATCTATCTTGAGCTTGCTC ACATCAGCTGTTCCACTCCAAACGGAATCAGCTATGGAGACAAGCCAGCAGTTCAAACGATTTCGCGGTGAACCGATCCGATTTGGCAAACGTGTACCCCGCGAGCCCATcag GTTCGGCAAACGAGCGCCTTTATTCGAGCCGTACTTCGACTACTAA
- a CDS encoding hypothetical protein (NECATOR_CHRX.G26422.T3) encodes MLIQQVTVCATITEQTNHLTMALQLFITIFWMSLLLVRAKDEQRTVQWPLGILRPYKRPVDTFHDYIEPEEHQVLSRSTHDLYTPMWMTTFVKRADESQRFQRNEGMLSARVVLALLYMLMITVAIATAAPNRILMRFGKRTADPMHFRPMAPADYYPQELFGSSHAVDGDM; translated from the exons ATGCTCATCCAACAAGTAACAGTCTGTGCTACTATTACAGAGCAAACCAATCACTTGACCATGGCTTTACAACTATTCATCACTATATTCTGGATGTCATTATTACTTGTCCGTGCAAAAG ATGAACAACGAACTGTACAATGGCCGCTTGGCATACTGCGACCTTACAAGCGACCAGTGGACACCTTTCACGACTACATCGAACCTGAAGAACATCAAGTTTTGTCTCGCTCAACTCACGACCTCTATACCCCCATGTGGATGACGACATTTGTAAAAA GGGCGGACGAGTCACAGCGATTTCAAAGGAATGAGg GTATGTTGTCAGCACGTGTGGTTCTCGCTCTACTCTATATGCTTATGATCACTGTTGCTATCGCCACCGCTGCTCCAAATCGTATTCTAATGCGATTCGGTAAGCGAACGGCCGATCCTATGCACTTCCGCCCCATGGCACCTGCCGACTACTATCCGCAAGAGCTGTTCGG CTCATCACATGCTGTGGATGGCGATATGTAG
- a CDS encoding hypothetical protein (NECATOR_CHRX.G26422.T1), with protein sequence MLIQQVTVCATITEQTNHLTMALQLFITIFWMSLLLVRAKDEQRTVQWPLGILRPYKRPVDTFHDYIEPEEHQVLSRSTHDLYTPMWMTTFVKRADESQRFQRNEGTTQNGRPGSHPGVLRFGK encoded by the exons ATGCTCATCCAACAAGTAACAGTCTGTGCTACTATTACAGAGCAAACCAATCACTTGACCATGGCTTTACAACTATTCATCACTATATTCTGGATGTCATTATTACTTGTCCGTGCAAAAG ATGAACAACGAACTGTACAATGGCCGCTTGGCATACTGCGACCTTACAAGCGACCAGTGGACACCTTTCACGACTACATCGAACCTGAAGAACATCAAGTTTTGTCTCGCTCAACTCACGACCTCTATACCCCCATGTGGATGACGACATTTGTAAAAA GGGCGGACGAGTCACAGCGATTTCAAAGGAATGAGg GTACGACACAAAACGGAAGGCCAGGTTCACACCCTGGTGTTCTGCGATTtggaaagtga
- a CDS encoding hypothetical protein (NECATOR_CHRX.G26422.T2), which produces MMLHRINRQRIPHWIFAANITQPKPNTRGTLLFSPVDGMLSARVVLALLYMLMITVAIATAAPNRILMRFGKRTADPMHFRPMAPADYYPQELFGSSHAVDGDM; this is translated from the exons ATGATGCTGCATCGAA TCAATCGACAGAGGATTCCACACTGGATTTTTGCCGCAAACATAACTCAACCAAAACCAAATACACGAGGAACCCTGCTTTTTTCACCTGTTGACG GTATGTTGTCAGCACGTGTGGTTCTCGCTCTACTCTATATGCTTATGATCACTGTTGCTATCGCCACCGCTGCTCCAAATCGTATTCTAATGCGATTCGGTAAGCGAACGGCCGATCCTATGCACTTCCGCCCCATGGCACCTGCCGACTACTATCCGCAAGAGCTGTTCGG CTCATCACATGCTGTGGATGGCGATATGTAG